One part of the Aspergillus luchuensis IFO 4308 DNA, chromosome 5, nearly complete sequence genome encodes these proteins:
- a CDS encoding SDR family oxidoreductase (COG:Q;~EggNog:ENOG410PPUC;~InterPro:IPR002347,IPR036291,IPR020904;~PFAM:PF00106,PF13561,PF08659;~go_function: GO:0016491 - oxidoreductase activity [Evidence IEA];~go_process: GO:0055114 - oxidation-reduction process [Evidence IEA]) encodes MSFIPPVVHEWTQTALAHLPPPAQQALLHPLVPKALAAILAFTALRQTNHALNSLSLGNFSTRKWDNARELVLLTGGCSGIGKQVMTELSSHGAKVIILDISEPTFKLPPNVHFYKADITSSAALHPVAEQIRREHGHPTVLVNNAGVANDATILDEPEAKIRQTFEVNTISHFLTVKEFLPAMIERNHGHVVTVASQASFMSLGEIVDYSCSKASALAFHEGLGQELKYWHKTTGVKTSVVHPLWVRTPMIQQLTDAGKEFKQPVLTVERVGSTIARQIISGKSGQLVLPESLWWISLVRAWPTWLQETARGLASKDLVKLRSWQKENDVSK; translated from the exons ATGTCATTCATCCCTCCTGTTGTCCACGAATGGACTCAAACTGCTCTGGCCCATCTGCCCCCTCCAGCTCAGCAAGCATTGCTGCACCCGCTGGTCCCTAAAGCTCTTGCTGCTATCTTAGCTTTCACTGCTCTGCGCCAAACCAACCACGCCCTCAATTCGCTATCCCTTGGCAACTTCAGCACCCGGAAATGGGACAATGCCCGTGAACTCGTTCTCCTAACTGGCGGATGCAGTGGCATCGGCAAGCAAGTCATGACAGAACTATCATCGCATGGCGCGAAAGTCATCATTCTTGACATTAGTGAACCCACCTTCAAACTCC CACCCAACGTCCACTTCTACAAAGCAGAcatcacctcctccgccgcactGCACCCCGTGGCAGAACAAATCCGGCGCGAGCACGGCCATCCCACAGTCCTCGTTAACAACGCAGGTGTCGCCAACGACGCGACGATCCTCGACGAACCCGAGGCCAAAATTAGACAAACTTTCGAAGTGAATACGATTTCGCACTTTCTCACCGTGAAGGAATTTCTCCCCGCCATGATTGAGCGGAACCATGGCCATGTGGTGACGGTGGCTAGTCAGGCTAGTTTCATGTCGCTCGGAGAGATTGTGGATTACAGCTGTTCGAAGGCGAGTGCCTTGGCATTCCATGAGGGGTTGGGGCAAGAGTTGAAGTATTGGCATAAGACTACTGGGGTGAAGACGAG TGTGGTTCACCCGCTGTGGGTGCGCACACCCATGATTCAGCAGCTTACAGATGCTGGGAAGGAATTCAAGCAGCCTGTTTTGACGGTGGAGAGAGTGGGCAGTACTATTGCGAGGCAGATTATCTCAGGGAAGAGTGGACAGCTTGTTTTACCTGAATCATTGTGGTGGATTAGTTTGGTGCGGGCGTGGCCGACATGGTTGCAGGAGACGGCGAGGGGATTGGCGTCGAAGGATTTGGTCAAGTTGAGATCGTGGCAGAAAGAGAATGATGTTAGTAAATAG
- a CDS encoding cytochrome P450 (COG:Q;~EggNog:ENOG410PMR7;~InterPro:IPR001128,IPR002403,IPR036396;~PFAM:PF00067;~TransMembrane:1 (n4-9c14/15o30-53i);~go_function: GO:0004497 - monooxygenase activity [Evidence IEA];~go_function: GO:0005506 - iron ion binding [Evidence IEA];~go_function: GO:0016705 - oxidoreductase activity, acting on paired donors, with incorporation or reduction of molecular oxygen [Evidence IEA];~go_function: GO:0020037 - heme binding [Evidence IEA];~go_process: GO:0055114 - oxidation-reduction process [Evidence IEA]), with protein MDSLVLLAASLVEGYLLQHSLLPDWAFRSVTLLALAGNLILRFVWGFIIYPYFVNPLRHLPTLPGNLNHARVLFDDPRGRLPLQWMKSIPNNGLIHFRDILNRSFLIATSHQALLDIMSTNTYDFEKPWRTREFLARIIGFGLILSEGSAHKKQRRALTPSFNVRHIRALYALMWEKTGLLMDELQKEMDANDSCVEMSVWASRLTLDIIGPAAMGRDFRSLHNPENKVADSFLAILEPTREKIAFLAVNVLLPQWFARKLPWRMNKVIDTETGFLRDLCKDIVAEKRAAMLQTKATAAELEADILGTMMLGGDFSDDELVDQMLTFLAAGHETTASAFTWACYLLTLHPTYQPRLRDEIRSRISTGSSPITHADLESLPLLNGIVQEVLRLYPTVPLTLRESIRDTTVANTAIPKGTRILLCPYAINRSPEFWGEDADVFRPERWVDTDKEGNQVVNGHGGAGTNYAQITFLHGQRACIGKDFAKAELRCALAGVLGRYEVEMKDPNQVIHIAGAVTTKPVEGMHLRMRRVEGW; from the exons ATGGACTCTCTCGTGCTGCTGGCAGCGTCCCTCGTAGAGGGCTACCTTCTCCAACACAGTTTACTCCCCGACTGGGCCTTTCGCAGTGTGACGCTGCTCGCACTGGCAGGCAATCTTATTCTCCGATTTGTCTGGGGGTTCATTATCTATCCATACTTTGTGAATCCATTGCGTCATCTGCCTACCCTACCG GGCAACCTCAACCATGCGCGCGTCCTCTTCGACGACCCCCGCGGCCGTCTCCCACTGCAATGGATGAAATCCATCCCCAACAATGGCCTCATTCATTTCCGCGACATTCTCAACCGCAGCTTCTTGATCGCCACGAGCCACCAGGCCCTCCTGGACATCATGAGCACCAACACGTATGACTTCGAGAAGCCCTGGCGCACTCGCGAATTTCTAGCACGGATCATCGGCTTCGGGCTGATTCTGTCCGAAGGGAGTGCACATAAGAAGCAACGTCGGGCGTTGACGCCGTCGTTCAACGTCCGGCATATTCGTGCGCTGTATGCGCTGATGTGGGAGAAGACGGGGTTATTGATGGATGAGCTGCAGAAAGAGATGGATGCGAATGACTCGTGTGTGGAGATGAGTGTTTGGGCGAG TCGTCTAACTCTAGATATCATCGGCCCCGCCGCCATGGGCCGCGACTTTCGCTCGCTCCACAACCCCGAGAACAAAGTCGCCGACAGCTTCCTCGCCATTTTGGAGCCAACCCGCGAAAAGATTGCCTTCTTGGCAGTCAACGTTCTCCTCCCGCAGTGGTTTGCCCGGAAGCTACCATGGCGCATGAACAAGGTTATCGACACAGAGACAGGCTTCCTCCGCGACCTGTGCAAGGACATTGTAGCAGAGAAGAGAGCCGCGATGCTCCAGACGAAAGCCACGGCCGCAGAACTGGAAGCGGACATTCTCGGCACGATGATGCTAGGGGGTGACTTTAGTGATGATGAGCTGGTTGATCAGATGCTGACGTTCCTTGCTGCTGGT CACGAGACCACCGCCAGCGCCTTCACCTGGGCCTGCTACCTTCTCACGCTACACCCAACATACCAGCCCCGTCTGCGAGACGAGATCCGTTCCCGTATTTCAACAGGATCGTCACCTATCACCCACGCAGACCTTGAATCCCTGCCCCTACTGAACGGCATCGTCCAGGAGGTCCTTCGCCTGTATCCCACCGTCCCGCTGACTCTGCGCGAATCCATCCGCGACACTACCGTCGCCAATACCGCCATCCCGAAAGGAACAAGGATCCTTCTCTGCCCGTACGCTATTAATCGCAGCCCAGAGTTCTGGGGTGAGGACGCGGATGTGTTCAGGCCAGAGCGATGGGTGGACACAGATAAAGAGGGAAATCAGGTGGTGAATGGACATGGAGGAGCCGGGACAAATTATGCCCAGATAACGTTTTTGCATGGCCAGAGAGCGTGTATTGGGAAGGACTTTGCCAAAGCGGAGTTGAGGTGTGCGTTGGCGGGAGTGTTGGGGAGGTATGAGGTGGAAATGAAGGATCCAAACCAGGTTATCCATATTGCTGGAGCGGTTACGACGAAGCCGGTTGAGGGGATGCATTTGAGGATGCGGAGGGTGGAGGGATGGTAA
- a CDS encoding CobW domain protein (COG:H;~EggNog:ENOG410PIGQ;~InterPro:IPR027417,IPR011629,IPR003495;~PFAM:PF02492,PF07683), which translates to MIDSGKESLHPAIPNNALESPAPTSKRRKLPVTLLSGFLGSGKTTLLEHILLSPDHGLRIAVIVNDMSSLNIDATLIKHHHTVSHTKESLIQLQNGCICCTLRGDLLAELARLASQDGVEYVVIESTGISEPMQVAETFTAEFGAAMLEADGDGSGAEQQVLSVEERRVIEDIVKQGGLHTLTSLDTTVTVIDAFNLYSNLDTAEFLSDRYTSGEVIPEDERTISDLMVDQIEFADVIIINKIDLVDKVAKDKIHTLIKLLNPAAKVLEAKYSKIDVREILDTGRFDFVKAASGAGWLRSLHEMSRLSTGNGERVAPKPETLEYGINNFVYTARRPFHPRRLFKLLHDKFIILQNAAGEDGDDDDEEEEGEDDVDDEEMKDDDEDNTEDEEEDDDEDITSIPPETILSNKRSDPILAPILRSKGFFWLATRPYQFGEWSQAGAMLTLGCGGGWFAELPDEAWPEDADVRKSIEDDFKGEWGDRRQEIVFIGEGIDTTAIKKLLDECLLDKKEMKKWEKVMRTKGVKRAEKQEIMAGIWEDGWEDWPDLEDDDIKDEEEEVKGEKSGKRKASELLNGHGHGHAHGHSHAHGPGHKSRPVVKK; encoded by the exons ATGATCGACTCCGGCAAAGAATCCCTCCACCCAGCAATCCCCAACAATGCATTGGAGAGCCCAGCTCCTACATCCAAGAGGAGAAAGTTGCCTGTTACTCTCCTCTCTGGATTCTTA GGAAGCGGCAAAACTACCCTCCTCGAACACATCCTCCTCTCGCCTGACCATGGCCTCCGCATCGCAGTCATAGTGAATGACATGAGCAG TCTCAACATCGACGCAACTCTAAtcaaacaccaccacaccgTCTCGCACACAAAAGAATCCCTTATCCAGCTGCAAAACGGCTGTATATGCTGCACTCTCCGCGGGGATTTACTCGCCGAGCTAGCACGACTCGCATCGCAAGATGGAGTCGAGTACGTCGTGATCGAAAGCACGGGGATTAGTGAGCCGATGCAGGTGGCTGAGACGTTCACCGCGGAGTTCGGGGCCGCGATGTTGGAggcggatggggatgggagtgGAGCTGAACAGCAGGTGTTGagtgtggaggagaggagggttaTTGAGGATAT TGTCAAACAAGGCGGCCTACACACCCTCACCAGCCTCGACACAACCGTAACCGTCATCGACGCATTCAATCTCTACTCGAATCTCGATACCGCAGAGTTCCTCTCAGATAGATATACCTCTGGGGAAGTCATCCCGGAAGATGAGAGAACCATCTCCGATCTAATGGTCGATCAGATTGAGTTTGCGGATGTGATTATCATCAATAAGATTGATCTTGTTGATAAGGTTGCCAAGGACAAAATCCACACGTTGATTAAATTACTTAACCCCGCTGCGAAGGTCTTGGAGGCGAAGTACTCCAAGATTGATGTGCGGGAGATTCTGGACACGGGGAGGTTTGATTTCGTTAAGGCGGCGAGTGGTGCCGGTTGGTTGAGGAGTCTGCATGAGATGAGTCGGTTGAGTACGGggaatggggagagggtggcgcCGAAGCCGGAGACGCTTGA GTATGGCATTAATAACTTTGTGTATACGGCTAGACGGCCGTTTCATCCACGCAGGCTGTTCAAGTTGCTGCATgataagtttattattttgCAGAATGCGGctggtgaggatggtgatgacgacgacgaggaagaagagggagaagatgacgttgatgatgaagagatgaaagatgacgatgaagacaacaccgaagacgaggaagaagacgacgatgaagacatcacctccatcccacccGAAACCATCCTGTCCAACAAACGCTCCGATCCCATCCTCGCCCCCATCCTCCGCTCCAAaggcttcttctggctcgcCACCCGCCCATACCAATTCGGCGAATGGAGTCAAGCCGGCGCCATGCTGACATTAGGCTGTGGTGGCGGGTGGTTCGCCGAACTACCTGACGAAGCATGGCCGGAGGATGCGGACGTGCGCAAGTCCATTGAAGATGACTTCAAGGGCGAATGGGGCGATCGACGTCAGGAGATTGTGTTTATTGGTGAGGGTATTGATACAACGGCGATTAAAAAGCTGCTTGATGAGTGTCTGTTGGACaaaaaggagatgaagaagtgggaGAAAGTGATGCGGACAAAGGGTGTTAAGAGggcggagaagcaggagatcaTGGCGGGGATttgggaggatggatgggaggatTGGCCGGatttggaggatgatgatatcaaagatgaggaggaggaggtaaagggggagaagagtgggaagaggaaggcgagtGAGCTGTTGAATGGTCATGGACATGGCCATGCTCATGGGCATTCTCATGCACATGGACCGGGGCATAAGAGTCGACCAGTGGTCAAGAAGTGA
- the pgxB gene encoding putative extracellular exo-polygalacturonase (CAZy:GH28;~COG:G;~EggNog:ENOG410PH3U;~InterPro:IPR000743,IPR012334,IPR011050;~PFAM:PF00295;~SECRETED:SignalP(1-15);~go_function: GO:0004650 - polygalacturonase activity [Evidence IEA];~go_process: GO:0005975 - carbohydrate metabolic process [Evidence IEA]), with product MHLLPLTLFLTAAFGVSVPRSPLIPGAQIIPASNTAHLHAIGAQYPKYPDRETVTIRPSRNELDDVSSDFLWGLKQANHGGRLLLKRGETYVIGKKLDLTFLDNIEVQLEGEIQFTNNITYWQANNFYYDFQKSITFWRWGGQDIKIFGSGVLNGNGQKWYDEFAGKQILDSDNTFYRPILFLTDNATRVSVEGITQLNSPCWTNFFVRTNDVSFDNVYIHAFSTNASSDPANTDGMDSLEVDGVSFTNMRIDVGDDCFSPKPNTTNIFVQNMWCNNTHGVSMGSIGQYAGEMDIIENVYIENVTLLNGQNGARLKAWAGQDVGYGRINNVTYKNIQIQNTDAPIVLDQCYFDINATECAEYPSAVNITNILFENIWGSSSGKDGKIVADLVCSPDAVCTNITLSNVNITSPKGTAEIVCDDIQGGIGVDCVSDDSVTR from the exons AtgcacctcctccccttaaccctcttcctcaccgccGCTTTCGGCGTCTCCGTCCCCAGatctcccctcatccccgGCGCACAAATCATTCCTGCGTCCAACACAGCACATCTACACGCCATTGGAGCTCAATATCCCAAGTATCCAGACCGCGAAACAGTTACTATTCGACCCTCGCGGAACGAACTGGACGATGTGTCCAGTGACTTCCTCTGGGGCTTGAAGCAGGCGAACCATGGTGGTCGGTTATTGTTGAAGCGGGGGGAGACCTATGTGATCGGGAAGAAGTTGGACTTGACCTTCTTGGATAATATTGAAGTGCAGCTTGAAGGGGAGATTCAG TTtaccaacaacatcaccTACTGGCAAGCCAACAACTTCTACTACGACTTCCAGAAATCCATCACCTTCTGGCGCTGGGGTGGTCAGGACATCAAGATCTTCGGAAGTGGTGTGCTGAACGGCAATGGACAGAAATGGTATGATGAATTTGCTGGGAAGCAGATCTTG GACTCGGACAACACATTCTACCgccccatcctcttcctcaccgaTAACGCAACCCGCGTCTCGGTTGAGGGCATCACGCAGCTGAACTCGCCGTGCTGGACAAACTTTTTCGTTCGCACTAATGATGTCTCCTTTGATAATGTGTACATTCATGCGTTTTCGACTAATGCTTCG TCCGACCCCGCCAACACCGACGGTATGGACTCTCTCGAAGTTGACGGTGTCAGCTTCACCAATATGCGCATTGATGTCGGAGATGACTGCTTCTCGCCGAAGCCGAACACGACCAACATTTTCGTTCAGAATATGTGGTGCAACAACACGCACGGCGTGAGCATGGGTAGTATTGGCCAGTACGCTGGTGAGATGGATATCATTGAGAATGTTTACATTGAGAATGTGACGTTGCTGAATGGACAG AACGGCGCCCGTCTCAAAGCCTGGGCCGGCCAAGACGTCGGCTATGGCCGCATCAACAACGTCACGTACAAGAACATCCAAATCCAGAACACGGATGCGCCGATCGTGTTGGACCAGTGTTACTTTGATATTAACGCTACAGAGTGTGCCGAGTACCCGTCTGCTGTGAACATTACCAACATCTTGTTTGAGAATATTTGGGGTTCATCCTCAGGTAAAGATGGCAAGATTGTGGCAGATCTGGTCTGTTCGCCAGATGCGGTGTGCACCAATATTACCCTGTCGAATGTCAATATAACGAGCCCCAAGGGAACTGCGGAGATTGTGTGTGACGATATCCAGGGTGGAATTGGGGTGGATTGCGTGAGTGATGATAGTGTTACGCGGTAG
- a CDS encoding MAPEG family protein (COG:S;~EggNog:ENOG410PR9G;~InterPro:IPR023352,IPR001129;~PFAM:PF01124;~TransMembrane:5 (i25-42o54-71i116-136o148-165i177-194o)), with amino-acid sequence MMYDMTADHSIDIVYNLSHLHNRNISQLSTITMSSLLTFLGLTAPEGLDLPNRAIPYLLFNWFYAYGILSTRPAKRLLRIDHNVAPRDDLKVYGEAAVQAGKISRRQLDRLKRQEAAHANAVEGFPLFVAAVVVALRTGLPNDVINGIGAWYTISRILFGLAYVFIESETLSFSRSVLWWSGNISCITALVLGGRKLN; translated from the exons ATGATGTACGATATGACTGCCGATCATTCcatagatatagtatataatctctcccatctccacaACAGGAACATCTCCCAACTAAGCACCATAACCATGTC TTCCCTCCTCACATTCCTCGGCCTCACAGCCCCAGAAGGCCTCGACCTTCCCAACCGGGCTATCCCCTATCTCCTCTTCAACTGGTTCTACGCCTACGGCATTCTCAGCACCCGGCCTGCGAAACGTCTCCTCCGTATCGACCATAACGTCGCCCCCAGGGATGACCTGAAAGTCTACGGCGAGGCAGCCGTGCAAGCGGGGAAAATCTCCCGCAGACAGTTGGATCGACTCAAGCGGCAGGAGGCAGCGCATGCCAATGCCGTCGAGGGATTTCCGCTTTTCGTGGCGGCTG TGGTAGTAGCATTGCGCACAGGCCTCCCCAACGACGTGATCAACGGTATCGGGGCATGGTACACGATATCTAGGATCCTGTTTGGACTTGCGTATGTGTTTATTGAATCGGAGACGTTGAGCTTTTCGCGGTCGGTGTTGTGGTGGTCTGGGAATATCAGTTGTATTACTGCTTTGgtgttgggagggaggaagttgaattGA
- a CDS encoding putative C6 transcription factor (COG:S;~EggNog:ENOG410PR9G;~InterPro:IPR007219;~PFAM:PF04082;~go_function: GO:0003677 - DNA binding [Evidence IEA];~go_function: GO:0008270 - zinc ion binding [Evidence IEA];~go_process: GO:0006351 - transcription, DNA-templated [Evidence IEA]), whose translation MKSKTPNQCIYVGPQAPGSGSASRTPPERVRISSSRASPAHGGLYVFDSKHQSTNRVTKPKARSDELHELRSRIQFLESALSKTGSMHTPESLGGDSIDIGHRSGPESQNLIDNVKDLPDRCCFRGKKIRTRFVGRSHASVSLSFFDDVGKFMRGRRSTMKRIPNYKKFKNFKGEIWARERQEHQRAYQQKSPSLEEMVPPRQVADELLNLYLTTFETTHRILHIPTFLEQYENFWSGVQPKEPSFVAKLLALMAASCCFLGPNTKINGESRVYQAAAEWIAGVRSWIAFTMVSSTIDFNILQIECLLMIARQADAIDGDIVWISSGSLIRTAMTMGLHRDPHRFGKMTKFWAEMRRRLWATILELDLQSSLDGGMPPTIDLDEYDCEAPSNLDDSQLTENMVDDPVPKDIGVYTQSTFQVLLLQSLPLRIRIAKAINSLKLTISYDEALRLSEELIQLMHFGLEIFQKAGPGPSFAQSMLVFLLRRSILVLNRPFALSIIRSPKFSYSRKICLESALEILSHHEPPASSQVSPHLGQLSGGMFRDEFLHAALTVCVELYLQAGEFNTHNTSTMQSSALTSLNDLVRSQQEVMIGAVERTIETFGSRITPNGKGGKAFFFPTLALSSVKARLRGEDPQKALEQDAMQCMQMSEQMLQGASWETVRAKATSTPVSTPSLNLETPEMQFDPASYGLDTSEFGTLFDLNDFAIPDMWDQDFLALL comes from the exons ATGAAGTCCAAAACGCCAAATCAATGCATCTACGTTGGCCCTCAGGCGCCGGGGTCGGGGAGCGCTTCCCGCACCCCGCCAGAACGCGTGCGTATCTCCAGCAGTCGAGCCAGTCCGGCGCACGGGGGTCTCTACGTCTTTGATTCCAAGCACCAGTCCACCAACAGGGTCACCAAGCCAAAAGCGCGGTCAGACGAGTTGCACGAACTGCGCAGTCGCATCCAGTTCCTGGAAAGCGCTCTCTCCAAAACTGGGTCGATGCACACCCCAGAAAGTCTGGGTGGTGACTCGATAGACATCGGGCATCGTTCGGGTCCGGAGTCGCAGAATCTCATTGACAATGTGAAAGATCTTCCCGATCGGTGTTGTTTTCGGGGGAAGAAAATCCGCACGCGATTCGTTGGACGGAGCCATGCGTCCGTCTCTCTATCTTTT tttgatgatgttggcaaATTCATGCGGGGCCGCCGCAGTACGATGAAGAGAATCCCCAATTACAAGAAATTCAAGAACTTCAAGGGGGAGATATGGGCTCGAGAGCGACAGGAGCACCAGCGTGCCTATCAGCAAAAGTCTCCCTCGCTTGAGGAGATGGTTCCGCCTCGACAAGTTGCTGACGAACTACTCAACTTGTATCTGACCACGTTTGAGACGACACACCGTATTTTACATATCCCAACCTTCCTGGAGCAATACGAAAACTTCTGGTCGGGAGTGCAGCCGAAAGAACCGTCTTTTGTGGCGAAGCTTCTAGCATTGATGGCAGCCAGTTGCTGTTTTCTGGGCCCTAACACGAAGATCAATGGGGAGAGCAGGGTGTATCAGGCAGCCGCTGAATGGATTGCCGGTGTTCGGTCGTGGATTGCGTTCACGATGGTCAGCTCGACCATCGATTTCAACATTTTGCAGATCGAGTGTCTTTTGATGATTGCACGGCAGGCCGATGCTATTGACGGGGACATTGTGTGGATCTCCTCGGGCTCGCTCATACGGACTGCCATGACCATGGGACTGCATCGAGATCCTCATCGATTCGGTAAGATGACAAAATTTTGGGCCGAGATGCGTCGGCGGCTGTGGGCAACCATTTTGGAGCTTGACTTGCAGTCGTCCTTGGATGGCGGTATGCCGCCTACGATCGACCTGGACGAATACGATTGCGAGGCGCCCTCGAACCTGGACGATTCCCAGCTGACGGAAAATATGGTCGATGACCCCGTTCCCAAAGACATAGGGGTATACACACAAAGCACCTTTCAGGTTTTGCTTCTGCAGTCGCTGCCCCTGCGAATCCGCATCGCCAAAGCCATCAACAGTCTGAAACTTACGATATCATATGATGAGGCCTTGCGGCTGAGCGAAGAGCTGATCCAACTCATGCACTTTGGCTTggagatcttccagaaggccGGACCGGGCCCGTCATTCGCGCAGTCAATGTTGGTATTTTTGTTGCGGCGGTCGATTTTGGTTCTGAATCGGCCTTTTGCGCTGAGTATTATCCGGTCGCCCAAATTCTCTTACTCGCGGAAGATCTGCCTTGAGTCCGCCTTGGAGATCCTCTCTCACCACGAACCCCCGGCGAGCTCGCAGGTGAGCCCGCATCTGGGGCAACTGAGCGGAGGAATGTTCCGCGATGAATTCTTGCACGCTGCTCTGACAGTATGCGTTGAACTGTACCTGCAGGCAGGCGAGTTCAACACACATAACACATCGACAATGCAGTCCAGCGCGTTGACATCGTTGAACGATCTGGTACGGTCGCAACAGGAGGTCATGATCGGGGCAGTCGAGCGAACGATTGAAACATTTGGAAGCCGAATTACGCCAAACggcaagggagggaaggcATTCTTTTTTCCGACGCTTGCCTTGTCATCGGTGAAGGCGCGACTGCGAGGGGAAGATCCGCAGAAGGCATTAGAGCAggatgcaatgcaatgcatgcAGATGAGCGAGCAGATGTTGCAGGGAGCAAGTTGGGAGACGGTCCGAGCCAAGGCTACGTCGACA CCGGTTTCTACGCCATCGTTGAATCTCGAGACGCCGGAAATGCAATTCGACCCTGCGTCGTACGGGTTAGATACG TCTGAATTCGGGACACTATTTGACCTCAACGACTTTGCGATCCCCGATATGTGGGATCAGGACTTTCTGGCGCTATTGTAG
- a CDS encoding wax synthase family protein (COG:S;~EggNog:ENOG410PY6Q;~InterPro:IPR032805;~PFAM:PF13813;~TransMembrane:5 (i26-42o48-70i312-331o337-357i378-394o)): MYTLPVLIAALFLHVKFPLLPGLRDTLYGIIVLSACCAIFYPPDTRDFIRYTNAFLSTSFVIRAVELLLVHDLSHLKRLQRVSYLSSSPVYTWEPISPTLGWKRFVQICDLIINPRAVGWSYGSPKYQPPVRKLEAVPDGANGCVPKREDIVLVADDDRFSFLRGKIVRALVAYFIIDSYQSAIGRNYSSVSNFVETFLANVLNIQASPATTEGVIRLFILPPVHWMASYAFVDGIHAATGVISVGVLRIISPQLAAEPWMYPPVFGAIRYMFTFSLRDIWGKMWHDLCRRPFLALTLSLIPDSCPLGLKRLLVVCLSFMVSGVVHAAGTYAVSKDWFAASMMMFFFCVLPACVVVQQIISDQILPRVLPAKSNISRVVIWLVDAAFVAAWGYYTSPWFLNYSRLPEAIESIPMPVSFWGMVLGV; this comes from the exons ATGTACACCCTGCCGGTCTTGATTGCGGCCTTATTTCTACATGTCAAGTTCCCCTTGCTTCCGGGTCTGAGAGACACCCTCTAtggcatcatcgtcctcagcGCCTGCTGCGCCATTTTCTACCCGCCCGACACCAGGGACTTTATAAGATATACCAATGCATTTCTCTCTACCTCCTTTGTCATCCGCGCTGTGGAACTCCTCCTGGTCCATGATCTGAGTCACTTGAAGCGCCTGCAGAGGGTGTCTTACCTATCCTCTTCACCCGTATATACATGGGAACCCATATCTCCCACGCTAGGGTGGAAGCGTTTTGTTCAGATCTGCGATCTAATCATCAACCCGCGCGCTGTGGGTTGGAGCTACGGCTCTCCCAAGTACCAGCCTCCCGTCCGCAAGCTCGAAGCTGTCCCGGACGGCGCAAATGGGTGCGTTCCTAAACGCGAGGACATCGTCCTGGTAGCAGATGACGACCGCTTCTCGTTCTTGAGAGGCAAGATCGTTCGGGCTCTGGTAGCCTACTTTATCATCGACTCGTATCAGTCAGCCATCGGACGGAACTACTCCAGCGTCAGCAACTTCGTAGAGACGTTCCTGGCCAATGTGCTGAACATCCAAGCATCCCCGGCCACGACTGAGGGCGTAATTCGGTTGTTCATCCTCCCACCAGTACACTGGATGGCCTCCTACGCCTTCGTAGACGGAATCCACGCCGCCACCGGCGTAATTTCCGTCGGTGTGCTTCGGATCATCTCTCCACAGCTCGCAGCGGAACCATGGATGTATCCCCCTGTCTTCGGGGCGATCCGATACATGTTCACATTTAGCCTACGAG ACATTTGGGGCAAAATGTGGCACGACCTCTGCCGTCGCCCATTCCTGgccctcaccctctccctcatcccgGACTCATGTCCCCTAGGCCTCAAGCGCCTTCTCGTCGTCTGCCTCTCCTTCATGGTATCAGGCGTCGTTCACGCAGCAGGGACGTACGCCGTCTCGAAGGACTGGTTCGCCGCgtccatgatgatgttcttcttctgcgtTCTGCCAGCATGTGTGGTCGTACAGCAGATCATTTCCGATCAGATTCTGCCGCGTGTCCTTCCCGCGAAGAGTAACATCTCTCGAGTCGTTATTTGGCTCGTGGATGCGGCGTTCGTGGCCGCGTGGGGCTATTATACTAGTCCGTGGTTTTTGAATTATAGTAGACTGCCGGAGGCGATTGAATCCATTCCGATGCCGGTTAGTTTCTGGGGGATGGTGCTTGGGGTTTAA